The following are from one region of the Paenibacillus protaetiae genome:
- a CDS encoding cell wall hydrolase produces the protein MAVVKARKQDVDMLARLLRAEAETEGEMGMLLVGNVGINRIRGNCSDFKGIRTIPQMINQPHAFEALQHSLYYQGARDRERRLAQRAVNGERNWPAKFSLWYFRPGSFENPGPCPPTWYNQPFAGRWKKHCFYEPTGEECENVYNTF, from the coding sequence ATGGCAGTCGTAAAAGCCAGGAAACAGGATGTCGATATGTTGGCAAGGTTGCTCCGTGCTGAAGCCGAAACCGAAGGCGAAATGGGCATGCTTCTAGTTGGAAATGTTGGCATTAACCGGATAAGAGGCAACTGCTCCGATTTTAAAGGAATCCGGACGATTCCCCAAATGATTAACCAGCCGCATGCGTTCGAAGCGCTGCAGCATAGTTTATACTATCAAGGCGCAAGGGACAGGGAGCGCCGGCTGGCGCAGCGGGCTGTCAATGGGGAGCGGAATTGGCCGGCCAAATTTTCCTTATGGTATTTCCGTCCGGGCTCGTTCGAAAATCCCGGACCATGTCCGCCAACCTGGTATAATCAGCCGTTCGCAGGACGCTGGAAGAAGCACTGTTTTTATGAACCAACCGGAGAAGAATGTGAAAATGTATATAATACGTTTTAA
- a CDS encoding FAS1-like dehydratase domain-containing protein — translation MNKITFPYHLTAASIIAYAHSIEAPLQRIGEALIAPSTMPVAFWKIADAPWLDKGKTFLHGSQSFTYKAPLKAGAHLVCELELTKTEKKTGRSRNLILYTHVLTCTCGGERIVTAETVLIDAGDPL, via the coding sequence ATGAACAAGATTACGTTCCCGTATCATCTCACCGCAGCATCTATTATTGCGTATGCACACAGCATCGAAGCTCCCTTACAGCGGATAGGAGAAGCATTGATCGCACCATCAACGATGCCGGTTGCTTTTTGGAAAATCGCGGATGCCCCTTGGCTTGATAAAGGAAAAACATTCCTTCACGGCAGCCAGTCATTTACATACAAGGCTCCCCTAAAAGCGGGCGCTCATCTTGTTTGCGAGTTAGAGCTGACCAAAACTGAAAAAAAGACCGGCAGAAGCAGAAATTTGATCCTGTATACCCATGTGCTTACATGCACTTGCGGTGGCGAACGGATCGTAACAGCAGAAACGGTATTAATAGACGCAGGTGATCCATTATGA
- a CDS encoding class I adenylate-forming enzyme family protein gives MNLAVPILNRASREPDRIAISHGQRQLTYSQLIERAQKIAYGLRKSASTRDKIVILSGNRIEFAEVFIGAVYAGYVPVLLDPAWNPLQVNQIIRQCQPKAIFCEQRFTGMIAGEHSHIERFVFPNEQPGNYEQWLTACKPDAVTERASETLFIGFTSGTTGVPKGYMRSHDSWIQSFEVTNAAFQLDIMEHVSAPGPFVHSLSLFALVQSLYSGATFHILQKFDAAQVLALCSAVPNMIMFVVPSMIDSLLQSAVPGTTSIRALISSGGTWSKQSKRRCRQVFAGAKLYEYYGSSEASYISYMDVTGEEKAGSLGRPFDGVEISIRDEQFQEVPAGTTGQLYVRSAMIFDGYYQLPDETKNVFQDGWLRTGDYMYTDGDHYLYLAGRSQNMIKTGGLKVFPEEVEAVLRRMPNVREAMVCGTPHDHWGEQVTAIIQWRDGQPSALEEVKRFCANRLPGYKTPKELITVDEFIYTNSGKVARRIMIDHMKRVIL, from the coding sequence ATGAATCTGGCAGTACCCATACTAAACCGTGCTTCGCGGGAACCGGACCGAATCGCTATTTCACACGGGCAGAGGCAGCTTACCTATTCCCAGCTCATAGAACGGGCCCAAAAAATCGCTTATGGACTCCGGAAATCCGCCTCAACTCGTGATAAGATCGTAATCCTATCCGGCAACCGAATAGAGTTTGCTGAAGTTTTTATAGGCGCTGTATATGCCGGTTATGTGCCTGTTCTATTAGATCCTGCGTGGAATCCGCTCCAAGTAAACCAAATAATCCGGCAATGTCAGCCGAAAGCCATTTTTTGCGAGCAGCGCTTTACCGGGATGATAGCCGGGGAACACAGCCATATCGAACGTTTCGTTTTCCCTAATGAACAGCCCGGGAACTATGAGCAGTGGCTGACTGCATGCAAGCCCGATGCTGTTACGGAACGAGCCAGCGAAACTTTATTTATTGGTTTTACATCAGGGACGACAGGCGTTCCGAAAGGATATATGCGATCTCATGACTCCTGGATTCAAAGCTTTGAAGTAACCAACGCGGCTTTCCAGCTCGATATAATGGAGCATGTATCGGCACCCGGCCCTTTTGTGCATTCCCTCTCGTTATTTGCGCTGGTGCAATCCTTGTACAGCGGTGCAACTTTTCATATTTTGCAAAAATTTGATGCCGCTCAAGTACTCGCGTTGTGCTCAGCGGTTCCGAATATGATTATGTTCGTCGTCCCCTCTATGATTGATTCGCTGCTGCAATCGGCTGTTCCCGGAACAACATCCATTCGCGCGTTAATTAGTTCAGGCGGGACATGGTCCAAGCAGTCGAAGCGACGATGCCGACAAGTATTTGCCGGTGCTAAGCTGTATGAATATTACGGCTCGTCCGAAGCGAGTTATATTAGTTACATGGATGTTACTGGGGAAGAGAAGGCCGGTTCCTTGGGAAGACCTTTCGATGGAGTGGAAATATCGATTCGGGACGAGCAGTTTCAGGAGGTGCCTGCGGGCACGACCGGTCAGTTGTACGTTCGCAGCGCTATGATTTTCGATGGCTACTATCAGCTGCCCGATGAGACAAAAAACGTTTTTCAGGATGGCTGGCTTCGGACAGGCGACTACATGTATACCGATGGCGATCACTACCTTTATTTGGCCGGCCGTTCACAAAATATGATCAAAACAGGCGGCCTGAAGGTGTTCCCGGAAGAAGTGGAAGCGGTATTGCGGCGTATGCCAAATGTTCGGGAGGCCATGGTTTGCGGCACGCCTCACGATCATTGGGGAGAACAGGTAACGGCCATTATTCAATGGCGCGATGGACAGCCGTCCGCTTTAGAAGAAGTGAAGCGATTTTGCGCTAACCGTCTGCCCGGCTATAAGACGCCCAAAGAACTTATCACCGTGGATGAATTCATCTATACGAATAGCGGTAAAGTGGCGCGCCGCATCATGATAGATCATATGAAAAGAGTGATATTATGA
- a CDS encoding thiolase family protein: MTDAVIVMAVRTPVGKIGGALSRFEPEALLTPLIRHMISETNLPGGMIDDVIIGNVVGPGGNLARVAALEAGLPVTVPGVTVDRQCASGLEAINMAARLIQSGAGEIYLAGGAESTSRAPWKMYKPQTLAGTPQIYTRARFTPSAYGDPDMGAAAENVARAFAISREAQDLYALDSHQKAVRSRETGRFRREIVPLQADGIQITEDECPRADTSLEKLQKLQPVFLEHGTVTAGNACPVNDGAALVLIMSREKCKELHLTPVLRFVDAQAAGVNPHYLGIGPVPAIRRLLNRYQLTVDDLDIVEFNEAFASQVLASLQQLQLSTDKVNIGGGAIALGHPYGASGAILITRLYSEMLRKPFKRGIAALGIGGGMGLATLVEAVR, encoded by the coding sequence ATGACAGATGCGGTTATTGTCATGGCTGTACGAACACCGGTAGGCAAAATCGGGGGAGCGTTAAGCCGGTTTGAGCCGGAGGCGCTTCTCACTCCGCTTATTCGTCATATGATATCGGAAACGAACTTGCCTGGCGGCATGATTGATGATGTCATCATCGGAAATGTAGTAGGACCGGGAGGAAACCTTGCACGTGTTGCAGCTCTTGAAGCCGGGCTCCCCGTAACCGTACCTGGTGTAACGGTTGACCGACAGTGCGCTTCAGGTCTTGAAGCCATTAACATGGCTGCCCGGCTTATCCAAAGCGGAGCCGGTGAAATATACTTGGCAGGCGGAGCCGAGAGCACAAGCCGTGCACCTTGGAAAATGTATAAGCCGCAGACGCTGGCGGGAACCCCTCAAATATATACGCGTGCCCGCTTTACACCAAGCGCCTATGGCGATCCGGATATGGGGGCGGCAGCGGAAAATGTAGCCCGGGCTTTTGCGATCTCAAGGGAAGCACAGGATCTGTATGCTTTAGACAGCCATCAGAAAGCGGTTCGTTCGCGGGAAACAGGGCGGTTCCGGCGGGAAATTGTACCGCTTCAAGCGGATGGAATTCAGATCACCGAAGATGAATGCCCAAGAGCAGATACAAGCTTGGAAAAACTGCAAAAGCTGCAGCCTGTGTTTCTTGAGCACGGCACCGTAACAGCCGGCAATGCTTGTCCCGTCAACGATGGAGCTGCGCTTGTCCTCATCATGTCGCGCGAGAAATGCAAGGAGCTGCATTTGACACCTGTATTGCGGTTTGTAGATGCGCAAGCAGCAGGAGTAAATCCGCATTATTTAGGAATAGGTCCTGTTCCCGCTATTCGCCGCCTGCTAAATCGTTACCAGCTGACAGTGGACGACCTGGACATCGTGGAATTTAATGAAGCGTTCGCTTCGCAGGTGCTGGCCTCTTTGCAGCAGCTTCAGCTTTCAACCGATAAGGTTAATATCGGCGGGGGAGCCATCGCATTAGGCCACCCCTATGGTGCATCCGGCGCGATCTTAATTACGCGCTTATATTCGGAAATGCTGCGGAAACCCTTTAAACGCGGCATCGCTGCACTAGGTATCGGCGGGGGAATGGGGCTTGCAACCTTGGTGGAGGCAGTCCGATGA
- a CDS encoding SDR family NAD(P)-dependent oxidoreductase, with the protein MNKTVVITGASRGIGRSVALQLAASGYRVAVNGTQQSSISFVVEEIRQHGGEASGYCANVADPAQVTAMMDAVVMKYGSIDVLIHNAGIVQDRKCIHMSDEEWKSVMDVHLNGAFYCIRRALPYMPDQGGDILLLTSTAGLNGSVGQVNYSAAKAGMLGMVWTLAEELRHRHIRINAIAPAALTDMTRPVIEHLKEKYARRHEPFPAYWEIGHSDDVAHFIHILLEQADEDLTGEIFGINGSMATQWQKPSRAWSMNDPAAFFKNRKERQAELHIP; encoded by the coding sequence GTGAATAAGACCGTCGTCATTACCGGCGCCAGCAGAGGTATTGGACGCAGCGTCGCTCTGCAGCTTGCAGCAAGCGGATATCGGGTCGCTGTTAATGGCACGCAGCAATCCAGCATTAGCTTTGTCGTGGAGGAGATCCGGCAGCATGGGGGAGAAGCGTCGGGTTATTGTGCAAACGTGGCAGACCCTGCACAGGTTACAGCGATGATGGATGCGGTTGTCATGAAATACGGCTCGATTGATGTTCTGATTCATAACGCCGGAATTGTGCAGGATCGCAAATGCATTCATATGTCGGACGAAGAATGGAAATCTGTGATGGATGTCCATTTGAACGGCGCTTTTTATTGCATTCGGCGGGCGCTGCCTTATATGCCTGATCAAGGCGGCGACATTCTGTTGTTAACTTCAACAGCCGGGTTGAATGGCTCTGTTGGACAGGTGAACTACAGCGCCGCCAAAGCCGGAATGCTGGGGATGGTGTGGACGCTGGCGGAGGAGCTCCGGCATCGCCATATCCGGATCAATGCCATTGCCCCTGCTGCTTTGACGGATATGACCCGCCCTGTCATCGAGCATTTGAAGGAAAAATATGCCCGCCGCCATGAACCGTTTCCAGCCTATTGGGAGATTGGCCATTCGGATGATGTTGCACATTTTATTCATATTTTGCTGGAGCAGGCCGATGAAGATTTGACAGGCGAAATATTCGGGATAAATGGCTCCATGGCGACGCAGTGGCAGAAACCATCAAGAGCCTGGTCGATGAACGATCCGGCGGCTTTTTTCAAGAATCGGAAAGAAAGGCAAGCCGAACTTCATATCCCGTGA
- a CDS encoding DUF6953 family protein, protein MVNEIKFRGILRQEEAIAHVKEHFGEQYIFVNENGNVSLEKEVKKAFRKQHKGKVAWDRDGFFWAWT, encoded by the coding sequence ATGGTTAACGAGATTAAATTTAGGGGTATTCTGCGCCAAGAAGAAGCGATTGCGCATGTGAAGGAGCATTTTGGCGAGCAGTATATCTTTGTGAACGAGAACGGAAATGTCTCGCTGGAGAAAGAGGTTAAGAAAGCTTTCCGCAAGCAGCATAAAGGCAAAGTCGCCTGGGACCGCGACGGCTTCTTTTGGGCATGGACGTAG
- a CDS encoding MaoC family dehydratase yields MKKKITVEAIRHYADASKDPAAIHIDPDAARKAGFERPIAQGMYIMGLAHSMYLSSNPAQWIKSARMTFLSPLLSETAVHFKFESMGVDIEVTVTGENGEVAARGCFSVEGGPDSE; encoded by the coding sequence ATGAAAAAAAAGATAACGGTAGAAGCGATCCGGCACTATGCCGATGCTTCCAAAGATCCGGCCGCAATTCATATTGATCCTGATGCCGCAAGGAAAGCCGGGTTCGAGCGTCCCATTGCACAGGGCATGTATATTATGGGGTTGGCCCATTCCATGTATTTGAGCAGCAATCCGGCACAGTGGATCAAATCCGCTCGAATGACTTTTCTAAGTCCGCTTTTGTCGGAAACAGCCGTACACTTTAAATTTGAATCTATGGGCGTAGATATCGAAGTTACGGTCACGGGTGAAAACGGTGAAGTTGCAGCGAGAGGATGTTTCTCGGTGGAAGGAGGTCCGGACAGTGAATAA
- a CDS encoding SDR family NAD(P)-dependent oxidoreductase has product MKIDLSGQTALVTGATGELGRVIVRTLAESGADIALHYHSNETKAAELKNVVEALGRRAVAVQADVTKQDAVQALKQSIETSLGHVDIVVANAVAQYKWTSVLEQPAEDYASQFDSCVMQSVYLAKAFIPGMIERKGGRFIGINTECSMQNFPSQSAYVAGKRGMDGVYRVLAKEVGEHQITVNQVAPGWTISERERTNGIAESSDYIRNVPLRRRGTDQEIANAVAFLASDLASFITGAYIPVNGGNVMPAI; this is encoded by the coding sequence ATGAAGATTGATCTTTCTGGACAAACCGCCTTGGTAACGGGAGCTACAGGAGAGCTTGGGCGTGTTATCGTTCGTACACTGGCAGAAAGCGGGGCGGACATTGCTTTGCATTACCATAGCAACGAAACTAAAGCGGCCGAATTGAAAAATGTGGTCGAAGCGCTTGGGCGGCGCGCCGTTGCCGTCCAAGCCGACGTAACGAAACAGGACGCAGTCCAAGCATTGAAGCAATCCATTGAAACGAGTCTGGGACACGTCGATATCGTCGTGGCGAACGCGGTTGCGCAGTACAAGTGGACATCGGTGCTGGAGCAGCCTGCCGAGGATTATGCAAGCCAATTTGATTCCTGCGTCATGCAAAGCGTGTATTTGGCGAAAGCTTTCATCCCGGGCATGATCGAGAGGAAGGGCGGGCGCTTTATCGGCATTAACACGGAGTGTTCGATGCAGAACTTCCCGTCGCAATCGGCCTATGTAGCGGGCAAGAGAGGCATGGACGGAGTATATCGGGTGCTGGCGAAGGAAGTTGGCGAACATCAGATTACGGTCAACCAGGTCGCGCCGGGATGGACGATCAGCGAACGCGAGCGTACGAACGGCATCGCTGAAAGCAGCGATTATATCAGGAACGTGCCGCTTAGGCGCCGCGGCACCGATCAAGAGATCGCGAATGCGGTTGCTTTCCTCGCTTCGGACCTGGCCAGCTTCATTACGGGAGCTTATATACCGGTTAACGGCGGAAACGTCATGCCGGCTATTTAA
- a CDS encoding NAD(P)H-dependent flavin oxidoreductase translates to MNWSTRLTELLHIQYPIIQGGLAYLGYAELAAAVSLAGGLGQVTAMSLPHAELLREEIARTRALTDKPFGVNLALGMHHHDVKDRLNIILEEQVPVVSITGGDPTEVLNRLGPTNVKTLVLVSSRRQAQKAEQLGASAVIAVGHEGGGHLGRAGVGTMVLVPSIVDAVQIPVIAAGGIGDGRGWMAAHALGAEGILMGTRFIATQECVHASDSYKQALVRSSESDTTIIKASIGFPARVLRNGYADHILAVERAAPDYEALKHLISGEANKRWVHDGIEEEGFGWAGQATGFIQDIPTVSELMHRMVKEAERIKNLWRGFE, encoded by the coding sequence ATGAATTGGAGCACAAGATTAACTGAATTACTGCATATCCAATATCCCATTATCCAAGGCGGACTTGCCTACTTGGGGTATGCAGAGCTTGCAGCAGCCGTGTCCCTTGCCGGCGGCCTGGGTCAGGTTACAGCGATGAGCCTTCCACATGCAGAACTGCTGCGGGAGGAAATTGCTCGCACCCGCGCCTTGACGGACAAACCGTTCGGAGTGAATTTGGCTTTGGGCATGCATCATCATGACGTCAAAGACCGGCTGAATATAATCCTGGAGGAGCAAGTGCCGGTAGTGTCCATTACAGGCGGGGATCCGACGGAAGTGCTGAACAGGCTGGGGCCAACTAATGTAAAAACGTTAGTGCTCGTCTCCTCGCGCAGGCAAGCACAGAAAGCTGAACAGCTAGGCGCGTCAGCTGTTATTGCAGTTGGCCATGAAGGAGGCGGACACCTGGGACGTGCCGGTGTAGGAACGATGGTATTGGTCCCCAGCATAGTCGATGCGGTACAAATCCCCGTGATTGCCGCAGGCGGAATCGGAGATGGACGCGGATGGATGGCTGCCCATGCGCTTGGTGCAGAAGGGATTCTGATGGGAACCCGTTTTATCGCGACGCAGGAATGTGTCCATGCGTCTGACAGCTATAAACAGGCTTTGGTTAGAAGTTCAGAGTCAGACACAACTATTATAAAAGCATCCATCGGTTTTCCGGCAAGGGTGCTGCGAAATGGTTATGCGGACCATATATTAGCCGTGGAACGCGCTGCTCCGGATTATGAAGCGCTTAAGCACCTGATTAGCGGCGAGGCGAATAAACGCTGGGTTCATGACGGAATAGAAGAAGAAGGCTTTGGCTGGGCGGGGCAGGCGACTGGCTTTATTCAAGATATTCCCACGGTGTCCGAGCTGATGCATAGGATGGTTAAAGAGGCGGAGCGAATCAAAAACCTTTGGAGAGGATTCGAGTGA